In a single window of the Pontibacter russatus genome:
- a CDS encoding methylmalonyl-CoA mutase family protein, which translates to MTTEEQHPQKLFSEFTEAGAADWEQKAREDLRGTPLESLTWHTYEGLDIKPYYTAEDIASLPLARQKPGDFPFLRGVKSGINDWLNIQQVQVEDDSRASIAKAADALQRGADGIHFKIRKPAAFDVDYLLSTIDVSRHSISYMLQEQPKDFLERLYASLEARQVSHRNLKGFVLYDPMTAKGALTKEERACTARVLDLTKDSIDFYGVTVNGTNFSSIGASVTQEIAYTLSAAVAYTDRLTDAGEQLESVLRNMQFYMGSGTNYFFEIAKLRALRLLWAAVAEAYGEPALAAKLRIHSTTSSWYQTTLGPYMNMLRATTEAMAAIIAGCDSLTVLPFDNTFRKPTEFSARIARNVSVILKEEAYLDKAIDPAAGSYYLESLTHQLAGSAWGLFQEVEALGGFEAAYASGHILGTITEVSRRKFRDIATGRDVLVGTNRYPDPQEKIDFDPEELIQSADFDTTRAAYPTEVMRMATELHLRKRRRRPKAVVAIVGEAIKRHVNATFAQEFFSCAGFETEVAHFASVEEASDELDRAGAEVIVVSASEAAFVNEFGPRLRNHHAKPTVILAADPEQMKEEMLANGYEEFIFEGCDMSSIMELVHKKLHGTESDGGN; encoded by the coding sequence ATGACGACAGAAGAGCAGCACCCGCAGAAGCTTTTCAGCGAGTTCACCGAAGCCGGGGCGGCGGACTGGGAGCAGAAAGCCCGGGAGGACCTGCGCGGCACACCCCTCGAGAGCCTCACCTGGCACACCTACGAAGGGCTCGACATCAAACCTTATTACACTGCCGAAGACATTGCCAGCCTGCCGCTTGCCCGGCAAAAGCCGGGCGACTTCCCTTTCCTGCGCGGCGTTAAATCCGGGATAAACGACTGGCTGAACATACAACAGGTGCAGGTGGAGGACGACAGCCGCGCCTCCATAGCCAAAGCCGCCGACGCGCTGCAACGTGGGGCCGATGGCATCCATTTCAAAATCCGCAAGCCAGCAGCTTTTGATGTGGATTACCTCCTCAGCACGATTGATGTCAGCAGGCACAGCATCAGCTATATGCTGCAGGAGCAGCCGAAAGATTTCCTGGAGCGCCTGTATGCCTCGCTGGAGGCCCGGCAGGTGTCGCACCGCAACCTGAAAGGCTTTGTGCTATATGACCCCATGACAGCCAAAGGGGCCCTGACAAAAGAGGAGCGTGCCTGCACCGCCCGCGTGCTCGACCTGACCAAGGACAGCATCGATTTTTACGGCGTCACGGTGAATGGCACCAACTTCAGCAGCATCGGGGCCTCTGTGACGCAGGAAATCGCCTATACCCTCAGCGCCGCCGTGGCCTACACAGACCGGCTCACCGATGCCGGGGAGCAGTTGGAGTCGGTGCTGCGCAACATGCAGTTTTACATGGGCTCCGGCACCAACTACTTTTTCGAGATTGCGAAGCTGCGCGCCCTCCGGCTGCTGTGGGCCGCTGTTGCGGAGGCATACGGGGAGCCTGCCCTGGCCGCCAAACTGCGCATCCACAGCACCACCTCCAGTTGGTACCAGACCACCCTCGGCCCCTATATGAACATGCTGCGCGCCACCACCGAGGCCATGGCCGCCATCATCGCCGGTTGCGACTCGCTGACGGTGCTGCCGTTCGACAACACCTTCCGGAAACCGACGGAATTCTCGGCCCGGATTGCCCGCAACGTCTCCGTCATCCTGAAAGAGGAAGCTTACCTGGATAAAGCCATCGACCCCGCCGCCGGCTCCTATTACCTGGAGTCGCTGACGCACCAACTGGCGGGCAGCGCCTGGGGGTTGTTTCAGGAGGTAGAGGCGCTGGGCGGTTTTGAGGCGGCCTACGCCAGCGGCCATATACTCGGCACCATCACGGAGGTGAGCCGCCGGAAGTTCCGGGACATTGCCACGGGCCGCGACGTGCTGGTGGGCACCAACAGATATCCGGACCCGCAGGAGAAAATAGACTTCGACCCGGAGGAACTTATCCAGAGCGCCGACTTCGACACCACCCGGGCCGCCTACCCCACCGAGGTAATGCGGATGGCCACAGAACTGCACCTGCGCAAACGCAGGCGCCGCCCGAAAGCGGTGGTAGCCATCGTGGGGGAGGCCATTAAGCGGCACGTGAATGCCACCTTTGCCCAGGAGTTCTTCAGTTGCGCCGGTTTCGAAACGGAGGTGGCACATTTTGCGTCTGTCGAGGAGGCCTCCGATGAATTAGACAGGGCGGGTGCCGAAGTCATTGTTGTTTCAGCGTCGGAGGCGGCTTTTGTGAATGAATTTGGGCCGCGGCTGCGCAACCACCACGCCAAACCCACCGTCATACTGGCCGCAGACCCGGAGCAAATGAAGGAGGAAATGCTGGCCAACGGGTACGAGGAATTCATCTTTGAGGGCTGCGACATGTCTTCCATCATGGAGTTGGTTCACAAAAAGCTGCACGGAACAGAAAGCGATGGCGGCAACTGA
- a CDS encoding 5'-nucleotidase C-terminal domain-containing protein yields MTRYFSRSASALLLVLSLASCQRPWVASPSLAETGIPVAGTVPADPEAEAMIAPYREQVTSKMEEIIGNAPVALGKGEYQSPLGNFVVDLLLEESRKLFGGQIDMATTTNGGLRVPIPLGAVKVGTIFELMPFENELVVLTLDGQTVQAFFDKAAKAKFAPIANATYTVKNGKAVDISIGGEPFDPARTYTLVTSDYLAGGGDNLSMFKNALKTEKVGLMMRDAIIRHIRQLTAQGKPLAADTASRVTLLP; encoded by the coding sequence ATGACCCGCTATTTTTCCAGAAGCGCCAGCGCCCTGCTGCTGGTGCTGAGCCTTGCCTCCTGCCAGCGCCCATGGGTAGCCTCGCCCAGCCTTGCCGAGACAGGCATCCCGGTTGCTGGCACCGTCCCCGCCGACCCCGAGGCGGAGGCGATGATAGCGCCTTACCGCGAGCAGGTGACTTCCAAAATGGAGGAGATCATTGGCAATGCCCCGGTGGCCCTGGGCAAGGGCGAGTACCAGTCGCCGCTCGGCAACTTTGTGGTGGACCTGCTGCTGGAGGAATCGCGGAAACTGTTCGGCGGGCAGATAGATATGGCCACCACCACCAACGGCGGCCTGCGGGTGCCTATTCCGCTGGGCGCCGTGAAAGTGGGCACAATCTTCGAGCTGATGCCTTTTGAGAACGAGCTGGTGGTGCTGACGCTGGACGGGCAGACGGTGCAGGCGTTTTTCGACAAGGCCGCCAAGGCAAAGTTCGCCCCCATCGCCAACGCCACCTACACGGTCAAAAACGGCAAGGCCGTGGATATCAGCATCGGCGGAGAGCCCTTTGACCCGGCCCGCACCTACACCCTCGTCACCTCCGACTACCTGGCTGGCGGCGGCGACAACCTGAGCATGTTCAAAAACGCGCTGAAGACGGAAAAAGTGGGCCTGATGATGCGCGACGCCATTATCCGGCACATCCGGCAGCTGACCGCACAGGGGAAACCGCTTGCCGCCGACACGGCCAGCAGAGTGACCCTCCTCCCTTAA
- a CDS encoding OsmC family peroxiredoxin, giving the protein MKKHRAEAKWTKGLKDGEGEVKSGNGAVQAKYTYASRFGDSTSGTSPEELIGAAHAGCFSMFLSALAGNENLSPDYVETKANVYLGEKDGGPLIEKIELTTEAKIPGIDNDKFQDLVQKAKAGCPVSKALAAVPEITVQATLKE; this is encoded by the coding sequence ATGAAAAAACACAGAGCAGAAGCGAAATGGACCAAGGGCCTGAAGGACGGCGAAGGCGAAGTAAAATCAGGGAACGGCGCGGTGCAGGCCAAATACACCTATGCCTCGCGTTTTGGCGACAGCACCAGCGGCACCTCGCCCGAAGAACTGATCGGGGCGGCGCATGCCGGTTGCTTCTCTATGTTCCTGAGCGCCCTGGCGGGCAACGAGAACCTGTCGCCGGACTATGTGGAGACCAAGGCAAACGTGTACCTGGGCGAGAAAGACGGCGGGCCGCTGATCGAGAAAATTGAGCTCACCACCGAGGCAAAAATCCCCGGAATCGACAACGACAAGTTCCAGGACCTGGTGCAGAAGGCCAAGGCAGGCTGCCCAGTGTCGAAGGCGCTGGCTGCGGTGCCCGAGATTACGGTGCAGGCCACACTTAAGGAATAA
- a CDS encoding metallophosphoesterase: MNRRDFLKHTVAGAAGITLLGLPFSAEAAQSINLTILHTNDQHSRIDPFPDDGRKYGGMGGMARRATLVEQIRKQEPNVLLLDAGDIWQGTPYFNFFGGELEYKLMSDMQYDAATLGNHDFDNGLEGLEKQLPHAAFPFISANYDFSGTILKGRFQPYKVFEKQGVRVGVFGLGIELEGLVGKNNYGETLYNDPVAVAREMVQELRAAQKCNLVICLSHLGYSYKEEKIDDLKLAGQVAGIDLILGGHTHTFLEQPELVRHESGHETLVNQVGWSGLFLGRIDFAFNRKSKQKSGVTAALLPVSAPVTAS, from the coding sequence ATAAACAGAAGAGATTTCCTCAAACACACGGTGGCAGGGGCGGCTGGCATCACGCTACTGGGCCTGCCTTTTTCAGCGGAGGCCGCTCAAAGCATCAACCTCACCATCCTGCACACCAACGACCAGCACTCGCGCATCGACCCGTTTCCGGACGATGGCCGCAAGTACGGCGGCATGGGCGGCATGGCCCGGCGCGCCACGCTGGTGGAGCAGATCCGGAAGCAGGAGCCGAACGTGCTGCTGCTGGACGCGGGGGATATATGGCAGGGCACGCCCTACTTCAACTTCTTCGGCGGCGAGCTGGAGTACAAGCTGATGAGCGACATGCAATACGACGCCGCCACGCTCGGCAACCATGATTTCGACAACGGCCTGGAAGGATTGGAGAAGCAGCTGCCCCACGCGGCCTTTCCTTTTATTTCGGCTAATTACGATTTTTCCGGTACAATTTTAAAAGGCCGCTTTCAGCCCTATAAAGTGTTTGAGAAGCAGGGCGTGCGGGTAGGTGTTTTCGGGCTGGGGATAGAGCTGGAGGGCCTGGTGGGCAAAAACAACTACGGCGAGACCCTCTACAACGACCCGGTGGCCGTGGCGCGGGAGATGGTGCAGGAGCTGCGCGCGGCACAAAAATGTAACCTGGTGATTTGCCTTTCGCACCTGGGGTATAGTTATAAAGAAGAAAAAATTGACGACCTTAAGCTCGCCGGGCAGGTAGCGGGCATCGACCTGATACTGGGCGGGCACACGCACACTTTCCTGGAACAGCCTGAGCTTGTGCGGCATGAGAGCGGCCACGAGACGCTGGTGAACCAGGTGGGCTGGTCGGGCCTATTTCTGGGCCGCATCGACTTCGCCTTTAACCGGAAGTCGAAGCAAAAATCGGGCGTGACAGCGGCGCTTCTGCCGGTAAGCGCACCTGTAACGGCATCGTAA
- the scpA gene encoding methylmalonyl-CoA mutase, whose product MKPDFSKIDITQVAAPDKRPKAPADARVWKTPEQIRVKSFYTSEDAEGFEHTGFAAGLPPYLRGPYSTMYVQKPWTIRQYAGFSTAEESNAFYRRNLAGGQKGLSVAFDLATHRGYDSDHPRVVGDVGKAGVAIDSVEDMKILFDKIPLDKMSVSMTMNGAVLPIMAFYIVAAEEQGVKPEQLGGTIQNDILKEFMVRNTYIYPPEPSMKIIADIFAFTSRHVPRFNSISISGYHMQEAGATADLELAYTLADGLEYVRTGLKAGMDIDDFAPRLSFFWAIGMNHFMEIAKLRAARMLWAKIIQQFNPKNPKSLALRTHCQTSGWSLTEQDPFNNVTRTCVEALAAALGGTQSLHTNALDEAIALPTDFSARIARNTQIYLQQETHITNIVDPWGGSYYVEALTHELAHKAWELMQEVEELGGMAKAIETGLPKMRIEEAAARKQARIDAGKDVIVGVNKYRPEQEQEIEILDIDNTAVRESQLRRLADVRAARDEGSVGNALQALTDAAQSGVGNLLELAVEAARRRATLGEISDALEKIYGRHKAVIRSISGIYSAELSDDENFARAKALADQFEELEGRRPRMMVAKMGQDGHDRGSKVIATSFADLGFDVDIGPLFQTPAEVAMQAAENDVHVVGVSSLAAGHKTLVPQLIEELRKLNRADIMVIVGGVIPAQDYDFLYNAGAAGIFGPGTIISVAAQHILEKLIEGVKS is encoded by the coding sequence ATGAAGCCAGACTTCTCTAAGATAGACATCACCCAAGTAGCCGCGCCCGACAAGCGGCCGAAAGCCCCGGCGGATGCCCGCGTGTGGAAGACGCCGGAGCAGATAAGAGTGAAAAGCTTTTACACCTCGGAGGATGCCGAAGGTTTTGAGCATACAGGTTTTGCCGCAGGCCTGCCGCCTTACCTGCGCGGCCCCTACAGCACCATGTATGTGCAAAAGCCTTGGACCATCCGCCAGTACGCCGGATTCTCCACCGCCGAGGAAAGCAACGCTTTTTACCGCCGCAACCTCGCAGGAGGCCAAAAAGGCCTGTCCGTTGCTTTTGACCTGGCCACGCACCGCGGCTACGACTCCGACCACCCGCGGGTGGTGGGCGATGTGGGCAAGGCTGGTGTCGCCATCGACTCGGTGGAGGATATGAAGATTCTCTTCGATAAGATTCCGCTGGACAAGATGTCAGTGTCGATGACGATGAACGGGGCGGTGCTGCCGATTATGGCCTTTTATATCGTGGCTGCCGAGGAGCAGGGCGTGAAGCCGGAGCAGTTGGGTGGCACCATCCAGAACGACATTCTGAAGGAGTTTATGGTGCGCAACACTTATATATATCCGCCGGAGCCCAGCATGAAAATCATCGCCGACATTTTCGCGTTCACCTCCCGCCATGTGCCGCGCTTCAACTCCATCTCCATCTCGGGCTACCACATGCAGGAGGCCGGTGCCACCGCCGACCTGGAGCTGGCCTATACCCTGGCCGATGGGCTGGAGTATGTGCGAACGGGCCTGAAGGCGGGCATGGACATCGATGATTTCGCGCCGCGCCTCTCCTTTTTCTGGGCCATCGGCATGAACCATTTCATGGAGATTGCCAAGCTGCGCGCAGCCCGCATGCTGTGGGCGAAGATTATCCAGCAGTTCAACCCGAAGAACCCGAAATCGCTGGCCTTGCGCACGCACTGCCAGACCTCCGGCTGGAGCCTCACCGAGCAGGACCCGTTCAACAACGTGACGCGCACCTGCGTGGAGGCCCTGGCCGCAGCACTCGGCGGCACGCAAAGCCTGCACACCAACGCGCTGGACGAAGCCATTGCCCTGCCCACCGATTTCTCCGCCCGGATTGCCCGCAACACGCAGATCTACCTGCAGCAGGAAACCCATATCACCAACATCGTGGACCCTTGGGGCGGCTCTTATTATGTGGAAGCCCTGACGCACGAATTGGCGCACAAAGCCTGGGAACTGATGCAGGAGGTGGAGGAACTGGGTGGCATGGCCAAGGCCATTGAAACGGGCCTGCCGAAAATGCGCATCGAGGAGGCCGCTGCCCGCAAACAGGCGCGCATCGATGCCGGAAAGGATGTGATTGTGGGCGTGAACAAATACAGGCCGGAGCAGGAGCAGGAAATCGAGATACTGGACATTGACAACACAGCAGTGCGCGAATCGCAGCTGCGCCGCCTCGCAGACGTGCGGGCTGCGCGGGACGAGGGCAGCGTGGGCAACGCGCTGCAGGCCCTGACCGATGCTGCGCAATCGGGCGTGGGCAACCTGCTGGAACTGGCCGTGGAGGCCGCCCGCCGCCGCGCCACCCTGGGGGAAATATCAGACGCATTGGAAAAGATATATGGAAGGCATAAAGCAGTGATTCGATCTATATCCGGTATATACTCCGCCGAGCTCTCCGACGACGAGAACTTCGCGCGCGCCAAGGCCCTGGCCGATCAGTTTGAGGAACTGGAGGGCCGCCGCCCCCGCATGATGGTGGCGAAGATGGGGCAGGACGGCCACGACCGCGGCTCTAAAGTCATCGCCACCTCCTTCGCCGACCTCGGCTTCGACGTGGACATCGGCCCGCTGTTCCAGACACCGGCCGAGGTAGCGATGCAGGCCGCCGAGAACGACGTACACGTGGTGGGCGTTTCCTCGCTGGCAGCCGGACATAAGACGCTGGTGCCGCAACTCATCGAAGAACTCCGCAAACTCAACCGCGCCGACATCATGGTGATTGTGGGCGGCGTGATCCCGGCGCAGGATTACGATTTCTTATATAATGCAGGCGCCGCAGGCATCTTCGGGCCAGGCACCATCATCTCGGTGGCCGCGCAGCATATATTGGAGAAGTTGATTGAGGGTGTGAAAAGTTAG
- a CDS encoding GH3 auxin-responsive promoter family protein, protein MGVKALLSRPLAAFVHKKHQSWVENPVAAQQAIFRHILSKAQHTRFGRDHGFSAIKSHADFVKAVPVRDYEGLVGYFKQVKEGQKNVLWPGRPLYLAKTSGTTSGTKYIPITHDSIPNHINGARDALLAYIYETGRSAFLDGKLIFLSGSPELTEVGGIKTGRLSGIANHHVPGYLRTNQLPSYQTNCIEDWETKLDQIIEETIDQDMTLISGIPPWVQMYFDKLRQQTGKQIKDIFPHFQLFVYGGVNFEPYRKKLFESIGKQVDSIELFPASEGFFAYQDKQDDSGLLLLLNAGIFYEFIPVEEYFSENPTRLTIGEVEVGMNYALVISSNAGLWGYSIGDTVKFSSVKPYKLVVSGRIKHFISAFGEHVIGEEVEKAMKLTMAKFPLVELIEFTVAPYVSQSHGASYHEWLVEFARPPLNPDTFAKELDEQLQKLNTYYDDLIKGNILQPLRITPLRTGAFRDYMKSQGKLGGQNKVPRLSNDRQLASGLLAITNS, encoded by the coding sequence ATGGGTGTAAAAGCGTTGTTGAGCAGGCCCTTGGCTGCCTTTGTGCATAAAAAGCACCAAAGTTGGGTAGAAAACCCGGTGGCGGCCCAGCAAGCCATCTTCAGGCATATTCTGAGCAAGGCGCAGCACACCCGCTTCGGCCGCGACCACGGTTTTTCGGCAATAAAATCGCACGCAGACTTTGTGAAAGCCGTGCCGGTGCGCGACTATGAGGGGCTGGTGGGCTACTTTAAGCAGGTGAAGGAGGGGCAGAAGAATGTGCTGTGGCCAGGCAGGCCGCTGTACCTGGCCAAAACTTCGGGCACCACCTCCGGCACCAAGTACATCCCCATCACCCACGACTCCATCCCGAACCACATCAACGGCGCCCGCGACGCCCTGTTGGCCTATATTTACGAAACCGGCCGTTCCGCTTTCCTGGACGGGAAGCTGATCTTCCTCTCCGGCAGCCCGGAACTGACGGAAGTGGGCGGCATCAAAACCGGCCGCCTGTCGGGCATCGCGAATCACCACGTGCCCGGCTACCTGCGCACCAACCAGCTGCCCAGCTACCAGACCAACTGCATCGAGGACTGGGAGACCAAGCTGGACCAGATCATCGAGGAGACCATCGATCAGGACATGACCCTGATCTCGGGCATCCCGCCCTGGGTGCAGATGTACTTCGACAAGCTGCGGCAGCAGACAGGCAAGCAGATAAAGGACATCTTCCCGCACTTCCAGCTGTTTGTATATGGCGGCGTGAACTTCGAGCCGTACCGCAAAAAACTGTTCGAGTCCATTGGCAAACAAGTAGACTCTATCGAGCTTTTTCCGGCATCGGAAGGCTTCTTTGCCTATCAGGACAAGCAGGATGACAGTGGCTTGCTGCTCTTGCTCAACGCGGGCATCTTCTACGAGTTTATACCGGTGGAAGAGTACTTCAGCGAAAACCCGACCCGCCTGACCATTGGGGAGGTGGAGGTGGGCATGAATTATGCGCTTGTCATCAGCAGCAACGCCGGCCTCTGGGGCTACTCCATCGGCGACACCGTAAAGTTTAGCTCCGTAAAGCCGTACAAACTAGTGGTGAGCGGCCGCATCAAGCATTTTATATCGGCTTTTGGCGAGCACGTGATAGGGGAGGAGGTAGAGAAGGCGATGAAGCTGACCATGGCCAAATTCCCGCTTGTAGAGCTGATTGAGTTTACGGTGGCCCCTTATGTGAGCCAAAGCCACGGGGCCTCGTACCACGAGTGGCTGGTGGAGTTCGCCCGTCCGCCGCTGAACCCGGATACCTTCGCGAAGGAACTGGACGAGCAGTTGCAGAAGCTGAACACCTACTACGATGACCTGATAAAGGGCAACATTCTGCAGCCGCTTCGCATCACGCCACTGCGCACAGGCGCTTTCCGCGACTATATGAAGTCGCAGGGCAAACTGGGCGGCCAGAACAAGGTGCCGCGCCTTAGCAACGACCGCCAGCTGGCCTCCGGCCTGCTGGCAATTACGAATTCCTGA
- the dnaA gene encoding chromosomal replication initiator protein DnaA, translating into MIKDCSTVWSNCLQVIKENIGEQSFKTWFEPIKPISLRESVLTIQVPSQFFYEWLEEHYVQLLKKVIYQELGSEGRLEYSIIIDRGNEANKPQTVNIPTKKIPQAVVNSYRPEQNFIKSPFESKTIDRNFLNSQLNGAYNFENYIEGDCNRLARSAGFAVANKPGTTSFNPLMVYGGVGLGKTHLVQAIGNHIKNSDPNKFVLYVSSEKFVNQFIESVRTNNVQDFANFYLLVDILIIDDVQFLSGKDKTQEMFFHIFNHLHQSGKQIVMTSDCPPRDLKGLEERLLSRFKWGLTADLQSPDFETRMAIIQKKMQSDGIDIPDNVVEYLAYSVDTNVRELEGVLISLIAQSSLNRKEIDLELAKQALKHIIEDVETEVNLDFIQKTVAEYFQVSLDSLKAKTRKKEIVTARQVAMYFAKEFTSHSLKSIGYHFGGRDHSTVIHSVQTVSDLIDTDKKFKVSIQELQKKFKSKAG; encoded by the coding sequence ATGATCAAAGACTGTTCAACTGTATGGAGTAACTGCCTGCAGGTGATAAAGGAAAACATCGGCGAGCAGAGTTTTAAGACTTGGTTTGAGCCGATTAAGCCGATATCACTGCGCGAAAGCGTACTTACCATACAAGTGCCCAGCCAGTTTTTCTACGAGTGGCTGGAGGAACACTATGTGCAGCTCCTGAAGAAAGTTATCTACCAGGAGCTGGGCAGCGAGGGCAGGTTGGAATATTCCATTATCATAGACCGGGGCAACGAGGCCAACAAGCCGCAGACCGTCAACATCCCCACCAAGAAGATACCGCAGGCCGTCGTGAACTCGTACAGGCCGGAGCAGAACTTCATCAAGAGCCCGTTCGAGTCGAAGACTATTGACCGCAATTTCCTGAACTCGCAGCTGAACGGCGCCTACAACTTCGAGAACTACATTGAGGGAGACTGTAACCGCCTGGCGCGCTCGGCGGGTTTTGCCGTGGCCAACAAGCCGGGCACTACCTCCTTCAACCCCCTGATGGTATATGGCGGCGTGGGGCTTGGCAAGACGCACCTGGTGCAGGCCATCGGCAACCACATCAAAAACAGCGACCCCAACAAGTTTGTGCTGTACGTGTCGTCGGAGAAGTTCGTGAACCAGTTCATTGAGTCGGTGCGGACGAACAACGTGCAGGACTTCGCCAACTTTTACCTGCTGGTGGACATCCTGATCATCGACGACGTGCAGTTCCTGAGCGGCAAGGACAAGACACAGGAGATGTTCTTCCACATCTTCAACCACCTGCACCAGTCCGGCAAGCAAATCGTGATGACCTCCGACTGCCCACCGCGCGATTTGAAAGGGCTGGAGGAGCGCCTGCTGTCGCGCTTTAAATGGGGCCTGACGGCCGATCTGCAGAGCCCGGACTTTGAGACGCGCATGGCCATCATCCAAAAGAAGATGCAGAGCGACGGCATCGACATTCCGGACAACGTGGTGGAGTACCTGGCCTACAGCGTGGACACCAATGTGCGGGAGCTGGAGGGCGTGCTGATCTCGCTGATCGCGCAGTCGTCGCTTAACCGCAAGGAAATTGACCTGGAGCTTGCCAAGCAGGCGCTCAAGCACATCATCGAGGACGTGGAGACGGAGGTGAACCTCGACTTCATCCAGAAAACGGTGGCCGAGTACTTCCAGGTGAGCCTGGACTCGCTGAAGGCCAAAACCCGCAAGAAAGAGATCGTGACGGCGCGGCAGGTGGCGATGTACTTTGCCAAAGAGTTCACCAGCCACTCCCTCAAATCCATCGGCTACCACTTCGGCGGCCGCGACCACAGCACCGTCATCCACTCGGTGCAAACCGTCTCCGACCTGATCGATACGGACAAGAAATTCAAGGTGAGTATACAGGAACTTCAGAAGAAGTTCAAGTCCAAGGCAGGCTGA
- a CDS encoding YkvA family protein produces MLRKWKETVRKLKEDVYTLYLASKDPRVPFAAKVVLVITVAYAFSPIDLIPDFIPILGYLDDLLILPLGIWLSIRLIPEPVLAHYRRQAKEQLHQRKTNYIMAAVIVVLWLLIGYWMYQAYISQID; encoded by the coding sequence ATGCTTCGGAAATGGAAAGAAACGGTAAGGAAACTAAAGGAGGATGTATATACGCTGTACCTGGCGTCCAAAGACCCGCGGGTGCCTTTCGCGGCCAAGGTCGTGCTGGTCATCACAGTGGCCTACGCCTTCAGCCCCATCGACCTGATTCCGGACTTTATTCCCATCCTGGGCTACCTCGACGACCTGCTGATTCTCCCGCTGGGTATATGGCTGTCCATCAGACTGATACCGGAGCCCGTGCTGGCGCACTACCGGCGGCAGGCAAAGGAGCAGTTGCACCAGCGCAAGACAAACTACATCATGGCTGCGGTCATTGTGGTGCTATGGCTGCTGATTGGCTACTGGATGTACCAGGCCTATATCAGCCAGATTGACTGA
- a CDS encoding YybH family protein, whose amino-acid sequence MAATDSHRQNAVHTVQQALDEQVQAWNSGDLEKAMTYYWNSPEMLWINATGVEKGCQEVLDMFRKNFADTGQMGLYTYTPLYTEQLSEEAVYYVFRWQIAREGKRLMGGVSSQLWKKINGRWVVTAEHAS is encoded by the coding sequence ATGGCGGCAACTGACTCACACCGACAGAACGCTGTACATACTGTGCAGCAGGCGCTGGATGAGCAGGTGCAGGCGTGGAACAGCGGCGACCTCGAAAAAGCCATGACCTACTACTGGAACTCGCCGGAGATGCTCTGGATTAACGCGACTGGCGTGGAAAAAGGCTGCCAGGAGGTGCTGGACATGTTCCGGAAAAATTTTGCAGACACCGGCCAAATGGGCCTGTACACCTATACGCCGCTCTATACAGAGCAACTGTCGGAGGAGGCCGTGTATTATGTTTTCAGATGGCAGATAGCGCGGGAGGGCAAGCGCCTGATGGGCGGCGTCTCCTCACAGCTATGGAAAAAGATAAACGGCCGGTGGGTTGTCACGGCAGAGCACGCGAGTTAG
- a CDS encoding four helix bundle protein, with protein sequence MGKSIVAAKSCDFAVRIVKMYQHLSADKEEFILPRQVLRSGTSVGANVQEATGGQSTSDFIHKLSIARKEARETSYWLRLLHDTGYLQQKQFESIYADCQELEKILKSIILTSQGKTRTTRNPELGTRNSQ encoded by the coding sequence ATGGGGAAGAGTATAGTTGCAGCCAAGTCTTGTGATTTTGCCGTTCGGATCGTGAAGATGTATCAGCATTTATCTGCCGATAAAGAGGAATTTATACTGCCGAGGCAGGTATTGAGGAGCGGAACATCTGTGGGAGCGAATGTGCAGGAGGCAACCGGCGGACAATCAACATCTGATTTCATACATAAGCTAAGCATTGCCAGAAAGGAAGCCAGAGAAACATCATACTGGCTTCGGCTGTTGCACGATACTGGCTACCTGCAACAAAAGCAATTTGAAAGTATATATGCTGATTGTCAGGAACTGGAGAAAATATTGAAAAGCATCATATTAACGAGCCAAGGGAAGACCAGAACAACCCGGAACCCGGAACTCGGAACTCGTAATTCACAATGA